One Microtus pennsylvanicus isolate mMicPen1 chromosome 3, mMicPen1.hap1, whole genome shotgun sequence DNA window includes the following coding sequences:
- the LOC142847155 gene encoding olfactory receptor 8B3-like, protein MDAVNVSLVTEFILIGLTEKPELQMPLFFLFLTMYLVTALGNLCLIILTVLNSHLHTPMYFFLFNLSFVDICYCSVFTPQMLMNFILMKNSISYIECMSQVYFFCFFVVSECYVLTSMAYDRYMAICNPLLYNSVMSPKLCLSLMFGSYFISFSSAVAHTACMLRLTFCDANTINHYFCDIPPLLQLSCTSTYVNEVVIFVVAGINLVVPTSTIFFSYASILSSILRITSSEGRSKAFSTCSAHIIAVFLFFGSCALSYFKPSSSGSLNEGKISSVFYTHVVPMLNPVIYSFRNKDIKVALRKTLSSRNI, encoded by the coding sequence ATGGATGCAGTAAATGTTTCTTTGGTGACTGAATTCATTCTGATAGGATTAACAGAAAAGCCTGAACTCCAAATGCCCTTGTTTTTTCTGTTCCTAACAATGTATCTGGTCACTGCATTGGGAAATTTGTGTTTGATAATTCTGACTGTGCTGAATTCTCACCTCCACACCCCtatgtacttttttctctttaacttgtCCTTTGTTGATATATGCTATTGTTCTGTGTTCACTCCCCAAATGCTGATGAACTTTATATTAATGAAAAATTCCATTTCTTATATTGAATGTATGTCCCAAGTctatttcttttgcttctttgttgttTCTGAGTGTTATGTCTTGACTtcaatggcctatgatcgctaCATGGCCATTTGCAATCCATTGTTGTATAATAGTGTCATGTCTCCTAAACTATGTTTGAGCCTTATGTTTGGTTCCTACTTTATCTCATTTTCTAGTGCTGTGGCTCACACTGCATGCATGCTGAGACTGACCTTCTGTGATGCCAACACCATCAACCACTACTTCTGTGATATTCCTCCTTTGCTCCAGCTCTCCTGCACGAGCACATATGTCAACGAGGTTGTAATATTTGTTGTTGCGGGCATCAACCTTGTTGTTCCTACTTCAACTATCTTTTTCTCCTATGCTTCCATCCTCTCCAGTATTTTGCGCATCACCTCCTCTGAGGGAAGATCCAAAGCCTTCAGCACCTGTAGTGCCCACATTAttgctgtttttctcttctttggttcATGTGCACTTTCGTATTTCAAACCCTCCTCATCTGGATCATTGAATGAAGGAAAAATCTCTTCTGTCTTTTACACCCATGTTGTTCCCATGTTGAATCCCGTAATCTACAGCTTTAGAAACAAAGATATTAAAGTTGCCCTTAggaagaccctaagcagtaggaACATTTGA
- the LOC142847154 gene encoding olfactory receptor 8G50-like: MPERNHSTVTEFILCWLTDQPELKLPLFLLFLGIYLLTVLGNLGMIILIVLSSHLHTPMYFFLSSLSFIDLCYSTVITPKMMVNFVAKKNVISYPECMTQLYFFLAFVISECHMLAAMAYDRYVAICNPLLYNVTMSYQVCSWMIGWVYGVGIIGASIHTFCMLRVVFCKANTINHYFCDLFPLMELACSSTFINEVFLLYLSAFNILVPTLAILGSYIFIIVSILRIKSTEGRFKAFSTCSSHFSAVAVFFGSLAFVYLQPFSLRSKDKGKVSSVFYTTVVPMLNPMIYSLRNRDVKLALSKLFHKMKFHV, translated from the coding sequence AtgccagaaagaaatcactccacAGTGACTGAGTTCATCCTTTGTTGGTTAACAGACCAACCAGAGCTGAAGCTTCCtctgttcctcctcttccttggaATCTACCTGCTCACAGTGCTGGGGAACCTGGGGATGATCATCCTGATCGTGCTCAGCTCCCACctgcacacccccatgtacttcttcctcagcagtCTGTCCTTCATTGACCTCTGTTACTCCACTGTCATTACTCCCAAAATGATGGTGAACTTTGTGGCAAAGAAGAATGTCATCTCCTACCCGGAATGTATGACTCAGCTCTAtttcttccttgcttttgttATATCTGAGTGTCACATGTTAGCTGCCATGGCATATGACCGCTATGTTGCCATTTGTAATCCCTTGCTCTACAATGTCACTATGTCGTACCAAGTCTGTTCCTGGATGATAGGTTGGGTTTATGGCGTGGGCATCATTGGTGCATCTATCCATACTTTCTGCATGCTAAGAGTGGTTTTCTGTAAGGCTAATACAATAAACCATTATTTCTGTGATCTTTTCCCATTGATGGAGCTTGCCTGCTCCAGTACTTTCATCAATGAGGTTTTCCTCCTGTATCTCAGTGCTTTTAACATTCTTGTTCCAACCCTGGCCATCCTGGGTTCTTACATCTTCATCATAGTTAGCATCCTCCGTATCAAATCCACTGAGGGCAGATTCAAAGCCTTCAGCACCTGCAGCTCCCACTTCTCTGCTGTTGCTGTCTTCTTCGGTTCCTTGGCATTTGTGTACCTACAACCCTTCTCATTAAGATCCAAGGACAAAGGCAAAGTGTCTTCTGTGTTTTATACAACTGTTGTGCCCATGCTGAATCCTATGATCTACAGCCTAAGGAACAGGGATGTAAAACTTGCTCTATCTAAGTTATTTCATAAAATGAAGTTCCATGTGTAA